One window of Magallana gigas chromosome 2, xbMagGiga1.1, whole genome shotgun sequence genomic DNA carries:
- the LOC105340754 gene encoding ankyrin repeat domain-containing protein 45 isoform X2, whose translation MTTDVASQPEEPEEPVEVLLPNANIVTHCVLKNDVERLRKSFEDDEDPYKETVADLINSRGRDGKSPLDLTSTLGRIELAKELILRGAEVNSANIKGYTALHHAAAWGKVSLLKVLVDALADLQLKTAHGERARETALRYNQTECVDFLDWAEAKSELLEAIRNHQEFLTDPERNQGRLTKEDKNIITNSCKEKTEWVENTSDATTQDFISQRQNLDEIITPIIQKLNEPVETVSI comes from the exons atgacaacagACGTAGCATCGCAGCCAGAGGAGCCAGAAGAACCAGTTGAAGTTTTGTTACCGAATGCAAATATCGTTACACATTGCGTTTTGAAAAATGACGTCGAACGTTTGAGAAAATCTTTTGAGGATGATGAAGATCCATACAAAGAAACTGTAGCCGATTTGATAAACTCCAGAGGTCGTGATGGAAAATCTCCTCTTGACTTGACATCAACGCTTGGTAGAATAGAACTTGCAAAGGAATTAATACTTAGAGGCGCTGAAGTTAATTCTGCAAAtataaaag GGTATACAGCTCTACATCATGCTGCTGCTTGGGGAAAAGTCAGTCTTTTGAAAGTGTTGGTAGATGCTTTAGCAGATTTACAGCTGAAGACAGCGCATGGAGAAAGGGCTCGGGAAACAGCGTTAAGATACAACCAAACAGAATGTGTGGACTTCCTAGACTGGGCAG AGGCAAAATCAGAGCTACTTGAGGCTATCCGAAATCATCAGGAATTTTTGACAGATCCTGAAAGAAATCAAGGCCGTCTTACCAAAGAAGACAAG aacATCATTACCAACtcatgtaaagaaaaaacagaATGGGTGGAGAACACCTCTGATGCTACGACACAGGATTTCATATCACAGAGACAAAACCTGGACGAAATCATCACACCAATAATACAGAAACTTAACGAACCAG tAGAAACAGTAAGTATATAA
- the LOC105340753 gene encoding kelch-like protein diablo isoform X1, whose protein sequence is MPPHEVFFRCRVTFLPKKKCRRRKIRDLQTADLIQTGGMDRPPSPARLAYTSDKHPRHTLEAINVLRKHRELCDVVLIVGSKKIFAHRVILSACSPYFHAMFTGELAESRQTEVTIRDIDETAMELLIDFCYTSNITVEEGNVQTLLPAACLLQLAEIQDVCCEFLKRQLDPSNCLGIRAFADTHACRDLLRIADKFTQHNFQEVMESEEFLLLPVNQLVDIISSDELNVRSEEQVYNAVVNWVKFNIAERRSHLPVVVQHVRLPLMSPKFLVGTVGSELLIKSDDTCRDLVDEAKNYLLLPQERPLMQGPRTRPRKPIRCGEVLFAVGGWCSGDAISSVERFDPQTSEWRMVAPMSKRRCGVGVAVLNDLLYAVGGHDGQSYLNSIERFDPQTNQWSGDVAPTSSCRTSVGVAVLDNYMYAVGGQDGVSCLNFVERYDPQLNKWTKVASMSTRRLGVGVAVLGGYLYAVGGSDGTSPLNTVERYDPRSNRWTPVSPMGTRRKHLGVAVYNNMIYAVGGRDDTTELSSAERYNPQTNTWQAVVAMTSRRSGVGLAVVNGQLMAIGGFDGTTYLKTIEVYDSDANCWKLCGGMNYRRLGGGVGVVRMPQHESHLW, encoded by the exons ATGCCACCCCATGAGGTTTTCTTTCGATGCAGGGTTACATTTCTCCCCAAGAAAAAGTGTAGGAGAAGgaaaat ccGTGACCTACAGACGGCGGACCTGATTCAGACTGGAGGGATGGACCGACCCCCCTCCCCTGCACGTCTAGCCTACACCTCTGACAAACATCCCAGACACACCCTGGAGGCCATCAATGTCCTGCGCAAACACAGAGAGCTTTGTGATGTGGTCCTTATTGTGGGAAGTAAAAAGATCTTCGCTCATCGCGTCATCTTATCTGCCTGTAGTCCGTACTTCCACGCTATGTTTACTGGAGAGTTAGCCGAGAGCAGGCAGACAGAGGTGACCATCAGAGACATTGACGAGACAGCGATGGAGCTTCTGATAGACTTCTGTTACACCTCTAACATTACTGTAGAGGAGGGCAATGTTCAGACCCTACTCCCTGCAGCCTGTCTGTTACAGCTGGCAGAAATACAGGACGTGTGTTGTGAGTTCCTGAAGAGGCAATTGGACCCCTCTAACTGCCTGGGCATCAGGGCTTTTGCTGACACTCATGCCTGCAGAGATCTGCTAAGGATAGCTGATAAATTTACCCAGCATAATTTCCAGGAG GTAATGGAGAGTGAAGAGTTTCTGTTACTGCCTGTCAATCAACTCGTTGACATCATCTCTAGTGATGAACTCAATGTACGCAGTGAGGAACAGGTCTACAATGCCGTCGTTAACTGGGTCAAGTTCAACATTGCCGAGAGAAGATCACACCTGCCTGTG GTTGTTCAACATGTTCGTCTTCCACTGATGAGCCCCAAATTTCTGGTGGGGACAGTGGGCTCTGAGCTTCTTATAAAGAGTGATGACACGTGTCGAGATCTGGTGGATGAGGCCAAGAACTACCTACTGCTGCCCCAAGAGCGGCCCCTAATGCAGGGCCCCAGGACCCGCCCACGTAAACCAATCAGATGTGGAGAAGTCCTGTTTGCAG TTGGAGGATGGTGTAGTGGAGATGCCATTTCTAGCGTTGAACGGTTTGATCCACAAACCAGTGAGTGGAGAATGGTAGCACCTATGTCCAAGCGGCGTTGTGGAGTGGGTGTGGCTGTCCTCAATGACCTTTTGTATGCTGTTGGGGGTCATGATGGTCAATCTTATCTTAACAGCATTGAAAG atttgaCCCACAGACCAACCAGTGGAGTGGAGATGTTGCCCCGACCAGCTCCTGTCGGACCAGTGTAGGGGTCGCTGTCTTGGATAATTACATGTACGCTGTGGGGGGCCAAGATGGAGTCTCCTGTCTAAACTTTGTAGAGAG GTATGACCCACAGCTGAATAAATGGACCAAGGTGGCGTCTATGAGTACCAGGAGGCTGGGGGTGGGGGTTGCTGTCCTGGGGGGTTACTTGTATGCTGTAGGAGGATCTGATGGGACTTCACCCCTAAACACAG TGGAAAGATATGACCCCAGAAGCAATCGATGGACGCCGGTTTCACCCATGGGAACTCGGCGTAAACACCTAGGAGTGGCAGTGTACAACAACATGATCTACGCAGTCGGAGGAAGAGACGACACCACGGAACTCAGCAGTGCGGAACGCTACAACCCCCAGACTAACACCTGGCAAGCTGTGGTCGCCATGACATCACGCAGGAGTGGG GTTGGTTTAGCTGTAGTGAATGGACAACTTATGGCCATTGGAGGATTTGATGGAACAACTTACTTAAAGACAATTGAAGTGTATGATTCTGATGCGAACTGCTGGAAGTTGTGTGGGGGGATGAATTATCGCAGACTTGGAGGGGGAGTGGGGGTGGTGCGCATGCCCCAGCATGAATCTCATCTGTGGTAG
- the LOC105340752 gene encoding uncharacterized protein has translation MASAVKKMRVEDVENYDKRRFCMAILGLCVADAYNTQITLTPLKITNCNAASSGGACFSKAFCDTESFDEGMVLGDVFQTGIKTLKNFAKNGTLPEERRMFLAFDKLLNFLNGEKSIRFNSPQNLHALPETELAVLVANHLLGKLAISSCYLVDKNCTGKRDGCCCGVDSCRMTGEYGDTSIGNSEVWHGNLDIIINDDLAVEAIGNSLDSPREKSAVEVKSNLQRNPKIIAQTIVFSFLQEKRHPEREHFLTPCIGIGNSELIILFYDTEHDVLLESSRVPLFESPVSCKFSYSSILACWLVVNYKIFCSGLVEEFKICKSNFFSHAREKINIYKYELKFQNVNSFQSNEPKLVKVASKVKTTPLMHETEKTMLEVLLSLASTDAYSNSASGSNSN, from the exons ATGGCTTCGGCAGTAAAGAAAATGCGTGTGGAAGATGTGGAAAACTATGACAAGAGACGTTTTTGCATGGCAATATTGGGGCTGTGTGTAGCAGATGCTTATAACACGCAAATAACACTTACGCCCCTGAAAATAACAAATTGCAATGCAGCATCGTCCGGCGGTGCATGTTTTTCTAAGGCTTTTTGTGACACTGAATCCTTTGACGAAGGAATGGTGCTCGGTGATGTTTTTCAAACTGggattaaaactttaaaaaatttcgcCAAAAATGGAACACTTCCAGAGGAGAGACGCATGTTTCTTGCATTTGATAAACTTCTGAACTTTCTAAATGGAG AAAAGAGCATCAGATTTAACAGTCCTCAGAATCTTCATGCCTTGCCTGAAACAGAGCTTGCAGTACTGGTAGCAAACCATTTGTTGGGAAAATTAGCTATTTCATCCTGCTACTTGGTTGACAAAAATTGTACTGGAAAAAGAGATGGATGTTGTTGTGGAGTAGACTCTTGTAGAATGACAGGAGAGTATGGAGACACAAGTATTG GAAATTCGGAGGTGTGGCATGGAAATTTAGACATCATCATCAACGATGATTTGGCTGTGGAAGCAATTGGGAATTCTCTAGACAGTCCAAGAGAAAAATCTGCAGTTGAAGTTAAATCTAATCTTCAGAGAAACCCCAAAATCATTGCTCAGACTATTGTGTTTTCTTTTCTACAGGAAAAAAGACACCCAGAGCGTGAACATTTCTTGACACCTTGCATTGGAATTGGAAATTCAgaattgattattttgttttatgacaCAGAACATGATGTTTTGTTAGAGAGTTCTCGTGTTCCCCTTTTTGAAAGCCCAGTTTCTTGCAAATTCTCCTACTCTTCCATACTTGCATGCTGGCTTGTAGTAAATTACAAGATTTTTTGTTCCGGGTTAGTAGAGGAGTTTAAAATCTgcaaaagcaattttttttcgcatgctagagaaaaaataaatatatataaatacgaACTCAAATTTCAGAATGTAAACAGTTTTCAGTCTAATGAGCCAAAACTTGTTAAAGTTGCTTCAAAAGTTAAGACTACTCCACTCATGCATGAAACAGAAAAAACAATGTTAGAAGTCCTCTTGAGTTTAGCTTCAACAGATGCTTATTCCAATAGTGCATCAGGCTCAAACTCAAATTGA
- the LOC105340751 gene encoding glycine-rich protein 2-like, whose translation MWRAIVLILNAASVACLLGSDFFSLSPFEQRAFEGIPGIPAEQLYKMADGSVSDAIKLKARLSLSGGAAPVPVVVSGGRSPGAPPSVPVNHGGSLSTVSGGSPGRIPSYYSLFRPSPSFGGLQLAYIHPGYPHTGLHHNLATMALID comes from the exons ATGTGGAGAGCTATAGTACTAATACTAAATGCTGCAA GCGTGGCCTGTCTGTTGGGGAGCGATTTCTTCTCCCTGTCCCCGTTTGAACAGCGTGCATTCGAAGGTATACCCGGGATTCCAGCAGAACAGCTCTATAAAATGGCAG ATGGCTCAGTATCTGATGCAATCAAACTGAAGGCCAGGCTTTCCCTGTCCGGTGGGGCGGCTCCAGTGCCCGTTGTCGTCTCCGGGGGCAGATCTCCGGGCGCCCCTCCCTCTGTCCCGGTCAACCACGGCGGCAGTCTCTCGACCGTTTCGGGAGGATCGCCTGGACGGATTCCCTCCTACTACTCCCTGTTCCGGCCAAGCCCGTCATTCGGGGGGTTACAGTTGGCCTACATCCACCCCGGGTACCCCCACACAGGTCTCCACCACAACCTGGCTACAATGGCTTTGATTG ATTAA
- the LOC105340755 gene encoding FAD-dependent oxidoreductase domain-containing protein 1 encodes MRLAFKNLKYLQQILSSSRKWQPLSLSGVRSFSGKKDESDGNSYENDYIYDEEGNEKIRPGAGKARKMGKFFKESISKMFSLKEEIPRSTDLVIVGGGLVGSAVAFFVAHKQTNREREIMVIERDPMYTTASSSLSAGGIRHQFSVTENVQMSMFTTKFLRNIKFFLGLIDQPPPDVQFNHQGYLFLATPEKAEKLEELVKMQKYLGAEVEMFSAEMLKQRFPWLNIDGIEAGSLGLNGEGWFDPHSLLAALKQRNIGLGVRYIDAEVIGFTKKLSAPETIGNQYVLASVISRDTDGDMFETNCHQVVNCAGPWAGQIGELAGMGTETGALSIPLPVVPRKRFIYAYHCHNGPGISTPLTVDITGTYFRREGLGGMYICGASPESEEEEPSIENLDVDYEFFNEKIWPRLAHRIPAFENIKLKSAWAGYYDYNVWDQNLIIGPHPVITNFLLANGMSGHGLQQSICVGNAISEMILNADTFTVDLSRFNFDRIIRREKILEDFIV; translated from the exons ATGAGACTggcatttaaaaatctgaagtaTTTGCAACAAATACTATCTTCATCAAGGAAATGGCAGCCTTTGTCACTAAGTGGAGTTAGATCCTTCTCTGGTAAAAAAGATGAGAGTGATGGTAATTCATATGAGAACGACTATATTTATGATgaagaaggaaatgaaaaaatcaGACCTGGTGCAGGAAAAGCAAG GAAAATGGGGAAGTTTTTCAAGGAATCCATATCCAAAATGTTCTCTTTAAAAGAAGAGATTCCAAGGTCAACTGACCTAGTGATTGTTGGTGGAGGGCTGGTGGGGTCAGCGGTAGCCTTCTTTGTCGctcacaaacaaacaaatagaGAGCGCGAAATCATGGTTATAGAGAGGGATCCAATG TACACCACAGCCTCTTCTTCCCTGTCAGCGGGGGGCATCAGACACCAGTTTAGTGTCACAGAGAATGTGCAGATGTCAATGTTTACCACAAAATTCTTGAGGAATATCAAGTTCTTCTTAGGATTAATAG ATCAGCCCCCTCCTGATGTACAGTTTAATCACCAAGGTTACTTATTCCTTGCAACGCCAGAGAAAGCTGAAAAGTTAGAAGAGCTTGTGAAAATGCAAAA ATATTTAGGAGCTGAAGTGGAGATGTTTTCAGCAGAAATGCTGAAGCAGAGATTCCCATGGTTAAATATTGATGGAATTGAGGCAGGTTCTCTTG GTTTAAACGGGGAGGGCTGGTTTGATCCCCATTCACTCCTGGCTGCCCTGAAACAGAGAAACATCGGCCTTGGAGTGCGGTATATTGATGCTGAGGTCATTGGCTTCACCAAAAAATTAAGTGCACCAGAAACAATTGGCAACCAGTATGTGCTCGCCTCTGTCATA TCAAGGGACACTGATGGAGATATGTTTGAGACCAACTGTCATCAGGTTGTGAACTGTGCTGGACCGTGGGCTGGCCAGATAGGAGAGCTGGCAGGAATGGGGACCGAAACGGGGGCGTTATCCATTCCCTTACCTGTGGTACCCAG GAAAAGATTTATTTATGCCTATCACTGTCACAACGGCCCGGGGATTAGCACTCCTCTTACTGTGGACATCACTGGGACCTACTTCAGGAGGGAGGGGCTTGGGGGGATGTATATATGTGGAGCTTCCCCAGAATCAGAG gaAGAGGAACCATCTATTGAAAATTTAGATGTAGATTACGAGTTTTTCAATGAAAAGATATGGCCAAGACTAGCTCACAGGATCCCagcttttgaaaatatcaag TTGAAGAGTGCATGGGCTGGTTACTATGACTACAACGTATGGGACCAGAACTTAATCATTGGACCTCACCCTGTCATCACAAACTTTCTGTTAGCCAATGGAATGAGTGGCCACGGTTTGCAGCAATCCATCTGTGTGGGCAATGCGATCAGCGAAATGATACTCAATGCCGATACCTTTACCGTGGATTTGAGTAGATTTAATTTTGACAGAATAATTAGACGAGAAAAAATCTTAGAAGATTTTATAGTGTGA
- the LOC105340754 gene encoding ankyrin repeat domain-containing protein 45 isoform X1: protein MTTDVASQPEEPEEPVEVLLPNANIVTHCVLKNDVERLRKSFEDDEDPYKETVADLINSRGRDGKSPLDLTSTLGRIELAKELILRGAEVNSANIKGYTALHHAAAWGKVSLLKVLVDALADLQLKTAHGERARETALRYNQTECVDFLDWAEAKSELLEAIRNHQEFLTDPERNQGRLTKEDKNIITNSCKEKTEWVENTSDATTQDFISQRQNLDEIITPIIQKLNEPAPEKPEKR from the exons atgacaacagACGTAGCATCGCAGCCAGAGGAGCCAGAAGAACCAGTTGAAGTTTTGTTACCGAATGCAAATATCGTTACACATTGCGTTTTGAAAAATGACGTCGAACGTTTGAGAAAATCTTTTGAGGATGATGAAGATCCATACAAAGAAACTGTAGCCGATTTGATAAACTCCAGAGGTCGTGATGGAAAATCTCCTCTTGACTTGACATCAACGCTTGGTAGAATAGAACTTGCAAAGGAATTAATACTTAGAGGCGCTGAAGTTAATTCTGCAAAtataaaag GGTATACAGCTCTACATCATGCTGCTGCTTGGGGAAAAGTCAGTCTTTTGAAAGTGTTGGTAGATGCTTTAGCAGATTTACAGCTGAAGACAGCGCATGGAGAAAGGGCTCGGGAAACAGCGTTAAGATACAACCAAACAGAATGTGTGGACTTCCTAGACTGGGCAG AGGCAAAATCAGAGCTACTTGAGGCTATCCGAAATCATCAGGAATTTTTGACAGATCCTGAAAGAAATCAAGGCCGTCTTACCAAAGAAGACAAG aacATCATTACCAACtcatgtaaagaaaaaacagaATGGGTGGAGAACACCTCTGATGCTACGACACAGGATTTCATATCACAGAGACAAAACCTGGACGAAATCATCACACCAATAATACAGAAACTTAACGAACCAG ccCCAGAAAAACCAGAAAAAAGGTAA
- the LOC105340753 gene encoding kelch-like protein diablo isoform X2 → MTVSAISQPKSGYQSSRDLQTADLIQTGGMDRPPSPARLAYTSDKHPRHTLEAINVLRKHRELCDVVLIVGSKKIFAHRVILSACSPYFHAMFTGELAESRQTEVTIRDIDETAMELLIDFCYTSNITVEEGNVQTLLPAACLLQLAEIQDVCCEFLKRQLDPSNCLGIRAFADTHACRDLLRIADKFTQHNFQEVMESEEFLLLPVNQLVDIISSDELNVRSEEQVYNAVVNWVKFNIAERRSHLPVVVQHVRLPLMSPKFLVGTVGSELLIKSDDTCRDLVDEAKNYLLLPQERPLMQGPRTRPRKPIRCGEVLFAVGGWCSGDAISSVERFDPQTSEWRMVAPMSKRRCGVGVAVLNDLLYAVGGHDGQSYLNSIERFDPQTNQWSGDVAPTSSCRTSVGVAVLDNYMYAVGGQDGVSCLNFVERYDPQLNKWTKVASMSTRRLGVGVAVLGGYLYAVGGSDGTSPLNTVERYDPRSNRWTPVSPMGTRRKHLGVAVYNNMIYAVGGRDDTTELSSAERYNPQTNTWQAVVAMTSRRSGVGLAVVNGQLMAIGGFDGTTYLKTIEVYDSDANCWKLCGGMNYRRLGGGVGVVRMPQHESHLW, encoded by the exons ATGACCGTGTCGGCCATTTCTCAGCCCAAATCAGGTTATCAAAGCAG ccGTGACCTACAGACGGCGGACCTGATTCAGACTGGAGGGATGGACCGACCCCCCTCCCCTGCACGTCTAGCCTACACCTCTGACAAACATCCCAGACACACCCTGGAGGCCATCAATGTCCTGCGCAAACACAGAGAGCTTTGTGATGTGGTCCTTATTGTGGGAAGTAAAAAGATCTTCGCTCATCGCGTCATCTTATCTGCCTGTAGTCCGTACTTCCACGCTATGTTTACTGGAGAGTTAGCCGAGAGCAGGCAGACAGAGGTGACCATCAGAGACATTGACGAGACAGCGATGGAGCTTCTGATAGACTTCTGTTACACCTCTAACATTACTGTAGAGGAGGGCAATGTTCAGACCCTACTCCCTGCAGCCTGTCTGTTACAGCTGGCAGAAATACAGGACGTGTGTTGTGAGTTCCTGAAGAGGCAATTGGACCCCTCTAACTGCCTGGGCATCAGGGCTTTTGCTGACACTCATGCCTGCAGAGATCTGCTAAGGATAGCTGATAAATTTACCCAGCATAATTTCCAGGAG GTAATGGAGAGTGAAGAGTTTCTGTTACTGCCTGTCAATCAACTCGTTGACATCATCTCTAGTGATGAACTCAATGTACGCAGTGAGGAACAGGTCTACAATGCCGTCGTTAACTGGGTCAAGTTCAACATTGCCGAGAGAAGATCACACCTGCCTGTG GTTGTTCAACATGTTCGTCTTCCACTGATGAGCCCCAAATTTCTGGTGGGGACAGTGGGCTCTGAGCTTCTTATAAAGAGTGATGACACGTGTCGAGATCTGGTGGATGAGGCCAAGAACTACCTACTGCTGCCCCAAGAGCGGCCCCTAATGCAGGGCCCCAGGACCCGCCCACGTAAACCAATCAGATGTGGAGAAGTCCTGTTTGCAG TTGGAGGATGGTGTAGTGGAGATGCCATTTCTAGCGTTGAACGGTTTGATCCACAAACCAGTGAGTGGAGAATGGTAGCACCTATGTCCAAGCGGCGTTGTGGAGTGGGTGTGGCTGTCCTCAATGACCTTTTGTATGCTGTTGGGGGTCATGATGGTCAATCTTATCTTAACAGCATTGAAAG atttgaCCCACAGACCAACCAGTGGAGTGGAGATGTTGCCCCGACCAGCTCCTGTCGGACCAGTGTAGGGGTCGCTGTCTTGGATAATTACATGTACGCTGTGGGGGGCCAAGATGGAGTCTCCTGTCTAAACTTTGTAGAGAG GTATGACCCACAGCTGAATAAATGGACCAAGGTGGCGTCTATGAGTACCAGGAGGCTGGGGGTGGGGGTTGCTGTCCTGGGGGGTTACTTGTATGCTGTAGGAGGATCTGATGGGACTTCACCCCTAAACACAG TGGAAAGATATGACCCCAGAAGCAATCGATGGACGCCGGTTTCACCCATGGGAACTCGGCGTAAACACCTAGGAGTGGCAGTGTACAACAACATGATCTACGCAGTCGGAGGAAGAGACGACACCACGGAACTCAGCAGTGCGGAACGCTACAACCCCCAGACTAACACCTGGCAAGCTGTGGTCGCCATGACATCACGCAGGAGTGGG GTTGGTTTAGCTGTAGTGAATGGACAACTTATGGCCATTGGAGGATTTGATGGAACAACTTACTTAAAGACAATTGAAGTGTATGATTCTGATGCGAACTGCTGGAAGTTGTGTGGGGGGATGAATTATCGCAGACTTGGAGGGGGAGTGGGGGTGGTGCGCATGCCCCAGCATGAATCTCATCTGTGGTAG
- the LOC105340753 gene encoding kelch-like protein 20 isoform X3, whose amino-acid sequence MACRDLQTADLIQTGGMDRPPSPARLAYTSDKHPRHTLEAINVLRKHRELCDVVLIVGSKKIFAHRVILSACSPYFHAMFTGELAESRQTEVTIRDIDETAMELLIDFCYTSNITVEEGNVQTLLPAACLLQLAEIQDVCCEFLKRQLDPSNCLGIRAFADTHACRDLLRIADKFTQHNFQEVMESEEFLLLPVNQLVDIISSDELNVRSEEQVYNAVVNWVKFNIAERRSHLPVVVQHVRLPLMSPKFLVGTVGSELLIKSDDTCRDLVDEAKNYLLLPQERPLMQGPRTRPRKPIRCGEVLFAVGGWCSGDAISSVERFDPQTSEWRMVAPMSKRRCGVGVAVLNDLLYAVGGHDGQSYLNSIERFDPQTNQWSGDVAPTSSCRTSVGVAVLDNYMYAVGGQDGVSCLNFVERYDPQLNKWTKVASMSTRRLGVGVAVLGGYLYAVGGSDGTSPLNTVERYDPRSNRWTPVSPMGTRRKHLGVAVYNNMIYAVGGRDDTTELSSAERYNPQTNTWQAVVAMTSRRSGVGLAVVNGQLMAIGGFDGTTYLKTIEVYDSDANCWKLCGGMNYRRLGGGVGVVRMPQHESHLW is encoded by the exons ATGGCTTG ccGTGACCTACAGACGGCGGACCTGATTCAGACTGGAGGGATGGACCGACCCCCCTCCCCTGCACGTCTAGCCTACACCTCTGACAAACATCCCAGACACACCCTGGAGGCCATCAATGTCCTGCGCAAACACAGAGAGCTTTGTGATGTGGTCCTTATTGTGGGAAGTAAAAAGATCTTCGCTCATCGCGTCATCTTATCTGCCTGTAGTCCGTACTTCCACGCTATGTTTACTGGAGAGTTAGCCGAGAGCAGGCAGACAGAGGTGACCATCAGAGACATTGACGAGACAGCGATGGAGCTTCTGATAGACTTCTGTTACACCTCTAACATTACTGTAGAGGAGGGCAATGTTCAGACCCTACTCCCTGCAGCCTGTCTGTTACAGCTGGCAGAAATACAGGACGTGTGTTGTGAGTTCCTGAAGAGGCAATTGGACCCCTCTAACTGCCTGGGCATCAGGGCTTTTGCTGACACTCATGCCTGCAGAGATCTGCTAAGGATAGCTGATAAATTTACCCAGCATAATTTCCAGGAG GTAATGGAGAGTGAAGAGTTTCTGTTACTGCCTGTCAATCAACTCGTTGACATCATCTCTAGTGATGAACTCAATGTACGCAGTGAGGAACAGGTCTACAATGCCGTCGTTAACTGGGTCAAGTTCAACATTGCCGAGAGAAGATCACACCTGCCTGTG GTTGTTCAACATGTTCGTCTTCCACTGATGAGCCCCAAATTTCTGGTGGGGACAGTGGGCTCTGAGCTTCTTATAAAGAGTGATGACACGTGTCGAGATCTGGTGGATGAGGCCAAGAACTACCTACTGCTGCCCCAAGAGCGGCCCCTAATGCAGGGCCCCAGGACCCGCCCACGTAAACCAATCAGATGTGGAGAAGTCCTGTTTGCAG TTGGAGGATGGTGTAGTGGAGATGCCATTTCTAGCGTTGAACGGTTTGATCCACAAACCAGTGAGTGGAGAATGGTAGCACCTATGTCCAAGCGGCGTTGTGGAGTGGGTGTGGCTGTCCTCAATGACCTTTTGTATGCTGTTGGGGGTCATGATGGTCAATCTTATCTTAACAGCATTGAAAG atttgaCCCACAGACCAACCAGTGGAGTGGAGATGTTGCCCCGACCAGCTCCTGTCGGACCAGTGTAGGGGTCGCTGTCTTGGATAATTACATGTACGCTGTGGGGGGCCAAGATGGAGTCTCCTGTCTAAACTTTGTAGAGAG GTATGACCCACAGCTGAATAAATGGACCAAGGTGGCGTCTATGAGTACCAGGAGGCTGGGGGTGGGGGTTGCTGTCCTGGGGGGTTACTTGTATGCTGTAGGAGGATCTGATGGGACTTCACCCCTAAACACAG TGGAAAGATATGACCCCAGAAGCAATCGATGGACGCCGGTTTCACCCATGGGAACTCGGCGTAAACACCTAGGAGTGGCAGTGTACAACAACATGATCTACGCAGTCGGAGGAAGAGACGACACCACGGAACTCAGCAGTGCGGAACGCTACAACCCCCAGACTAACACCTGGCAAGCTGTGGTCGCCATGACATCACGCAGGAGTGGG GTTGGTTTAGCTGTAGTGAATGGACAACTTATGGCCATTGGAGGATTTGATGGAACAACTTACTTAAAGACAATTGAAGTGTATGATTCTGATGCGAACTGCTGGAAGTTGTGTGGGGGGATGAATTATCGCAGACTTGGAGGGGGAGTGGGGGTGGTGCGCATGCCCCAGCATGAATCTCATCTGTGGTAG